A stretch of the Rhinoderma darwinii isolate aRhiDar2 chromosome 3, aRhiDar2.hap1, whole genome shotgun sequence genome encodes the following:
- the RLN3 gene encoding relaxin-3, translating to MQRLAPALLTLLWLLALHGSANGSVRVPTIGVKLCGREFIRAVIFTCGGSRWRRNEVMQTGDPTDLFGNLGHEDINLDEEVYNEFATNLRPHNSEVLDYGSPQSWRDPTGGRHGGSEDSVRVVERREREAALGLSNTCCKWGCSKSQISSLC from the exons ATGCAGCGACTGGCACCAGCTCTCTTGACTCTGCTGTGGCTGTTGGCCTTGCATGGCAGTGCCAATGGCAGCGTCAGAGTGCCCACAATCGGTGTGAAGCTGTGTGGAAGAGAATTCATACGGGCTGTCATCTTCACATGTGGAGGGTCCCGGTGGAGGAGAAATGAGGTCATGCAAACAG gtgaccccacagatctttttggAAACCTAGGACATGAAGACATAAATTTGGATGAAGAAGTATATAACGAGTTTGCTACCAATTTACGACCCCACAACAGTGAAGTCCTGGACTATGGATCCCCTCAAAGCTGGAGAGACCCAACAGGGGGCAGGCATGGAGGATCGGAGGACTCTGTAAGAGTGGTGGAAAGGAGAGAAAGGGAGGCGGCACTGGGCTTGTCCAACACATGCTGCAAATGGGGCTGTAGTAAAAGTCAGATTAGCTCCCTTTGTTGA